In Mycolicibacterium phocaicum, one DNA window encodes the following:
- a CDS encoding DEAD/DEAH box helicase — protein sequence MTQGESNFGRELLAAALDGTPADEQPLRHVTDLAPRQARRMPWPAWVGADVTQAFTDRGVAQPWSHQVTAAELAHAGRHVVIATGTASGKSLAYQLPILHALQTDVHARALYLSPTKALGHDQLRAAQSLCATIPGLNNTAPSAYDGDSSTEARQFARERSRWIFSNPDMVHLSLLRNHARWAVFLRQLKFVVIDECHYYRGIFGSNVAMVLRRLLRLCDRYGSAPTVVFASATTAAPAQTASELLGQTVTAVTEDGSPHGGRTVALWEPALLTDLIGENGAPVRRAAGTEASRVMADLIAEGARTLTFVRSRIGAELTALGARARLENVAPELAELVASYRAGYLAEDRRALEHALTEGELRGLATTNALELGVDIAGLDAVVLAGFPGTVASFWQQAGRAGRRGQSALIVLIARDDPLDTYLVHHPAALLDKPIERIVIDPANPYVLSPQLLCAATELPLTPAEVRMWDAEAVAEALVDDGLLRKRPAGYFPAPGVDPHPAVDIRGSSGGQIAILESGTGRMLGSTGAGQAPASVHPGAVHLHQGETYLVDALDFEAGVAFVHAENPGYTTSAREVTDISVRGTGEIHRFGSVAIGLVPVSVSNTVVGFLRRALDGTVLDFVDLDMPTRTLDTMAVMCTVTPEILLDNGIDQLRVPGSLHAAEHAAIGLLPLVASCDRGDIGGVSTASGPAPGDLSGLPTIFVYDGYPGGAGFADRGFRQLPTWWSATAAAIEACECRHGCPSCVQSPKCGNANDPLDKAGAVQVLRLVVDTLAAHGK from the coding sequence GTGACGCAGGGAGAGTCGAACTTCGGGCGCGAGCTACTCGCGGCCGCGCTGGACGGCACTCCGGCCGACGAGCAGCCGCTGCGGCACGTCACCGACCTGGCGCCGCGCCAGGCGCGCCGAATGCCCTGGCCCGCTTGGGTTGGCGCCGACGTGACGCAGGCCTTCACGGATCGTGGTGTGGCGCAGCCGTGGTCGCATCAGGTGACCGCGGCCGAGTTGGCGCACGCCGGGCGGCATGTGGTGATCGCGACGGGCACCGCCTCCGGTAAATCCCTGGCCTACCAACTGCCGATCCTGCACGCGCTGCAAACCGACGTGCACGCCCGCGCCCTGTACCTGTCCCCCACGAAGGCGCTGGGCCACGACCAGCTGCGGGCCGCGCAGTCGCTGTGCGCCACGATTCCCGGCCTCAACAACACCGCACCGTCCGCCTATGACGGCGACAGCTCCACCGAGGCAAGGCAATTCGCCCGGGAGCGCTCCCGGTGGATCTTCTCGAATCCCGACATGGTGCACCTGTCCCTGCTGCGCAACCATGCGCGGTGGGCAGTGTTCCTGCGGCAGCTGAAGTTCGTGGTGATCGACGAATGCCACTATTACCGAGGCATTTTCGGCTCGAACGTGGCGATGGTACTGCGTCGGCTGCTGCGCCTGTGCGACCGCTACGGGTCGGCACCCACAGTGGTGTTTGCCAGCGCGACCACGGCCGCCCCGGCGCAGACGGCGTCCGAGCTGCTCGGCCAGACCGTCACCGCCGTCACCGAGGACGGGTCACCGCACGGCGGCCGCACGGTGGCGTTGTGGGAGCCTGCACTGCTCACCGATCTGATCGGCGAGAACGGCGCCCCGGTCCGCCGCGCCGCCGGCACCGAGGCCTCCCGGGTGATGGCCGACCTGATTGCCGAAGGCGCCCGCACCCTGACGTTCGTCCGTTCCCGGATCGGCGCCGAGCTGACGGCGCTCGGCGCCCGGGCCCGGCTCGAGAACGTCGCACCCGAGCTCGCCGAGCTGGTGGCGTCGTACCGCGCCGGGTATCTCGCCGAGGACCGCCGGGCGCTGGAACATGCTCTGACAGAAGGCGAATTGCGTGGCCTGGCGACCACCAACGCCCTGGAACTCGGTGTCGACATCGCCGGACTCGACGCGGTGGTGCTGGCCGGGTTCCCCGGCACCGTGGCCTCGTTCTGGCAGCAGGCCGGGCGGGCCGGACGCCGCGGGCAGAGCGCGCTCATCGTGCTGATCGCCCGGGATGACCCGCTCGACACCTACCTGGTGCACCATCCCGCCGCGCTGCTCGACAAACCCATCGAGCGGATCGTCATCGATCCCGCCAACCCCTACGTGCTGTCACCGCAGTTGTTGTGCGCGGCAACCGAACTCCCACTGACACCGGCCGAGGTGCGGATGTGGGACGCCGAAGCGGTGGCCGAAGCCCTCGTCGACGACGGCCTGCTGCGCAAGCGGCCCGCCGGCTATTTCCCGGCGCCCGGTGTGGATCCGCATCCCGCGGTGGACATCCGGGGCTCGTCCGGCGGGCAGATCGCCATCCTCGAGTCCGGCACCGGGCGCATGCTGGGCAGCACCGGCGCCGGGCAGGCGCCGGCCTCGGTGCATCCGGGCGCCGTCCATCTGCACCAGGGCGAGACGTACCTGGTGGACGCGCTCGACTTCGAGGCCGGCGTGGCCTTCGTGCACGCCGAGAATCCCGGCTACACGACGTCGGCCCGCGAGGTCACCGATATCAGCGTGCGTGGTACCGGCGAAATCCACCGATTCGGGTCCGTCGCCATCGGCCTCGTCCCGGTGTCGGTGTCCAACACCGTGGTGGGTTTCCTGCGCCGGGCCTTGGACGGCACGGTGCTCGATTTCGTCGACCTGGACATGCCGACCCGCACACTGGACACCATGGCGGTCATGTGCACCGTGACACCGGAGATATTGCTGGACAACGGGATTGACCAGCTGCGCGTACCCGGTTCACTGCACGCCGCCGAGCATGCCGCGATCGGTCTACTGCCACTGGTGGCCAGTTGCGACCGGGGCGACATCGGCGGGGTGTCCACCGCATCCGGCCCGGCCCCCGGCGACTTGTCCGGTCTGCCAACAATTTTCGTTTACGACGGCTATCCCGGTGGTGCCGGGTTCGCCGACCGCGGGTTCCGGCAGCTGCCCACCTGGTGGTCCGCCACGGCCGCGGCGATCGAGGCATGTGAGTGCCGTCACGGTTGCCCCTCCTGTGTGCAATCGCCCAAGTGCGGCAACGCGAACGATCCCCTCGACAAAGCCGGCGCTGTCCAGGTACTTCGCCTGGTAGTCGACACTTTGGCGGCCCACGGGAAGTAG
- a CDS encoding cold-shock protein: protein MPQGTVKWFNPEKGYGFIEQEGGGGDVFVHYKQIQSNGFRTLEENQKVDFEIEQSPKGPQALNVRTV, encoded by the coding sequence ATGCCACAGGGGACTGTGAAGTGGTTCAACCCGGAGAAGGGTTACGGCTTCATTGAGCAGGAAGGCGGCGGAGGCGACGTCTTCGTCCACTACAAGCAGATTCAATCCAATGGGTTCCGCACCCTTGAGGAGAATCAGAAGGTCGACTTCGAGATCGAGCAGAGCCCGAAGGGTCCGCAGGCTCTGAACGTCCGCACCGTCTGA